From one Streptomyces sp. N50 genomic stretch:
- a CDS encoding cellulose binding domain-containing protein, whose product MSTHRRRISNRNKVIGGAVAAAVVGGGAIMLTGIAQAASVGAAYTRTSEWSTGYTAQYVVTNTTGATKKDWTLQFDLPSGSKLSSLWNAESSVSGQRVTVKPPKWDTDGLAAGESVTVGFVVNGTGQPTSCLIDNAQCSADGTATPEPSGRPTTSSPTPTPTATPTSKPTATTTPKPTATPTASPTQTTGTGTTAGSAGFAPYVDTSLYPAFDLLANVTATGVKNYNLAFITDGGGCTPKWGGVSDLGSDGVAAQIGALRAKGGDVRVSFGGASGSELATTCGSASALATAYGKVVDAYNLTKVDFDVEGGALPNTAANTIRAQAIARLQQQHPNLDVSYTLPVMPEGLTQDGVNLLSNAKSNGVKINTVNIMAMDYGPAYSGNMGTYSQQAATATQAQVKSVLGLSDAAAWKAVAVTPMIGVNDVSSEVFTVEDANGLAAFAKAKGLGGLSMWSATRDKQCPGGAKPSADATCSSVVQAPSAFMKAFSAFQ is encoded by the coding sequence ATGAGCACGCACCGGCGCAGGATCAGCAACAGGAACAAGGTGATCGGCGGAGCGGTCGCCGCCGCGGTCGTCGGTGGCGGCGCGATCATGCTGACCGGCATCGCCCAGGCGGCGAGCGTCGGCGCGGCCTACACGAGAACCAGCGAGTGGTCGACGGGGTACACCGCGCAGTACGTCGTCACCAACACCACCGGGGCCACGAAGAAGGACTGGACGCTGCAGTTCGACCTGCCGTCCGGCTCCAAGCTCAGCTCGCTGTGGAACGCCGAGTCGAGCGTGAGCGGGCAGCGCGTCACCGTGAAGCCGCCGAAGTGGGACACGGACGGTCTCGCGGCCGGTGAGTCGGTCACCGTCGGCTTCGTGGTCAACGGCACGGGCCAGCCCACCAGTTGTCTCATCGACAACGCCCAGTGCTCGGCGGACGGCACCGCGACCCCCGAGCCGAGCGGCCGCCCGACGACCTCGTCGCCGACGCCCACGCCGACCGCCACCCCGACCTCCAAGCCCACGGCCACAACCACCCCCAAGCCCACGGCCACTCCCACCGCCTCCCCGACCCAGACCACCGGCACCGGCACGACGGCCGGCAGCGCGGGCTTCGCCCCCTACGTCGACACCTCCCTCTACCCCGCCTTCGACCTCCTCGCCAACGTCACCGCGACCGGCGTGAAGAACTACAACCTCGCCTTCATCACCGACGGCGGCGGCTGCACCCCGAAGTGGGGCGGGGTGTCCGACCTCGGCAGCGACGGCGTGGCCGCGCAGATCGGCGCGCTGCGTGCCAAGGGAGGTGACGTGCGGGTGTCCTTCGGCGGCGCGTCCGGCTCGGAGCTGGCGACGACATGCGGTTCGGCGAGCGCGCTGGCGACGGCGTACGGCAAGGTCGTGGACGCGTACAACCTCACCAAGGTCGACTTCGACGTCGAGGGCGGCGCGCTGCCCAACACGGCGGCGAACACGATCCGCGCCCAGGCGATAGCCAGGCTCCAGCAGCAGCACCCGAACCTCGACGTCTCCTACACGCTCCCCGTGATGCCCGAGGGGCTGACCCAGGACGGGGTGAACCTGTTGTCCAATGCCAAGTCCAATGGCGTCAAGATCAACACGGTCAACATCATGGCGATGGATTACGGACCGGCGTACTCCGGAAATATGGGAACGTACTCACAGCAAGCGGCTACTGCGACACAAGCCCAAGTCAAGAGTGTTCTCGGGCTCTCGGATGCCGCTGCATGGAAAGCGGTTGCAGTGACGCCCATGATCGGTGTCAACGACGTGTCATCGGAGGTTTTCACGGTCGAGGACGCGAACGGGTTGGCGGCATTCGCGAAGGCGAAGGGTCTGGGCGGTCTCTCGATGTGGTCCGCGACCCGTGACAAGCAGTGCCCCGGCGGCGCCAAGCCCAGCGCGGACGCGACCTGCAGCTCGGTCGTCCAGGCCCCGTCCGCCTTCATGAAGGCCTTCTCCGCCTTCCAGTAG